A stretch of the Hippocampus zosterae strain Florida chromosome 16, ASM2543408v3, whole genome shotgun sequence genome encodes the following:
- the rtn2b gene encoding reticulon-2b, which produces MASKLMDLVYWKSTSRTAVVFTGLVVCLASLFQLSAITVLSHICLGVMCVTFPLRLFYKLLELLRWNPGLHPFQSYLDYDSSLTDKGTVMLVEEVVLLIAFAVTELKRLLFIDNVFDSLKFVLLLYLLTYVGVLTAGLTLVITAVIALFSFPLLYKKQQVRIRRIVRTCKAFEKKINTWCHAVHDAVKSARAPGATSKPAPTPTSKQKVNAK; this is translated from the exons ATGGCCAGCAAAT TGATGGACCTGGTTTACTGGAAGAGCACGAGCAGGACCGCAGTGGTGTTCACGGGCTTGGTGGTCTGTCTGGCCAGTCTGTTCCAGCTGAGCGCCATCACTGTCCTCTCTCATATTTGTTTGGGCGTCATGTGCGTCACCTTCCCGCTGCGCCTCTTCTACAAGCTGCTGGAGCTGCTGCGCTGGAACCCTGGGCTGCATCCTTTCCA GTCATATCTGGACTATGACAGTTCACTGACAGACAAGGGGACGGTGATGCTAGTGGAAGAGGTGGTGCTTCTAATAGCGTTCGCCGTCACAGAGCTCAagcgtcttcttttcattgacaaCGTTTTTGATTCACTCAAG TTTGTTTTGCTGCTGTACCTGCTGACCTATGTCGGCGTTCTCACTGCTGGACTGACTCTGGTCATAACTG CTGTCATTGctcttttttcctttcctctGCTCTACAAAAAACAGCAG GTGAGGATAAGGAGGATTGTCAGAACTTGCAAAGCTTTTGAGAAGAAAATTAACACTTG GTGCCACGCGGTGCATGATGCAGTCAAGTCGGCTCGTGCGCCAGGTGCCACCTCGAAACCCGCCCCCACGCCAACCTCCAAACAGAAAGTGAATGCAAAGTAA